In Pseudomonas sp. FP1742, the DNA window GTGCCGCCGGGCCGTTTTCGTCAGCGTGGAACAGTGAGGTCGGACCGACGATGGTCATGACTGCCGCTACATTCCCTACTGCGTTGAATACCGGTGCCGACAACGCATCCACTCCCGGCATCAGCAACCCATGCACATGATGCAGGCCGCGTTCGCGGATCTGTTCGCATAAGGCCGCATAGGTCTGATCGTCCGCCAAGATGTGGTCAGTGGCGTTGTGAAGTTCCTGATCGCGCAAGTCCACGGTTTCCCGCTTTGGCAGGTAAGCGCCAAATACCAGGCCAGTGGATGAACTGAGTAACGGCAATACCGAGCCCAATTGCGTGACCACCGTCACCGCCCGCACTGCCGGTTCGATGTGCACGACCGTCGCGCCCCGATTACCCCACACCGCCAAAAAACAGGTTTCATTCAAATCATCACGCAACTCGGCCAGGGGCAGGGCGGCAACTTTCAGCACGTCCATACTGTTCAGAGCTGCCAGGCCCACGCGCAACGCTTCACGGCCCAGGCCGTAGTGGTTGGTGGCGGGGTTCTGTTCGGCAAAACCGCTGGCGATCAACGCCTGTAGATAACGGTGAACCTTGCTCGCCGGCATCTGAACGTGTTCGGCCAGACGCGACAGCGAGGTCGAGGGCGATAGCTCGGCCAGTGCCTTGAGGATGTCAGTACCGACCTCGGCCGAGCGGACTTTCTGTTTATCGTTATTGCGCGGCGTTTCCATGAAGGCGGTCTGATCCCGGGACGAATGGGCGTCTTTATAGCTTGACGGTCAATACCAATCAAATTACGTTATGCGTAATTGAATTACGATAAAAATAACTTCCCGTTCAGGAGGCTCCATGAACCTCGATTCAACGGCGCCAGCGCTGGCTTATCAGTCAGGCTTTGGCAACGAATTCAGCAGCGAAGCGTTGCCCGGCGCACTGCCCGTCGGCCAGAACTCCCCGCAAAAAGCTCCTTACGGCCTGTACACCGAGTTGTTCTCCGGCACTGCGTTCACCATGTCCCGCAGCGAAGCACGCCGCACCTGGATGTACCGCATTCAGCCGTCGGCCAATCACCCGGCATTCGTCAAACTGGATCGGCAACTGGCCGGTGGCCCGTTGGGTGAAGTCACCCCCAACCGCCTGCGCTGGAACCCCTTGGATATTCCGACCGAACCCACCGATTTCATCGACGGGCTGGTGAGCATGGCCGCCAATTCGGGCGCGGATAAACCGGCCGGGATCAGCATCTATAACTACCGCGCCAACCGTTCCATGGAGCGGGTGTTCTTCAACGCCGACGGCG includes these proteins:
- a CDS encoding IclR family transcriptional regulator, whose protein sequence is METPRNNDKQKVRSAEVGTDILKALAELSPSTSLSRLAEHVQMPASKVHRYLQALIASGFAEQNPATNHYGLGREALRVGLAALNSMDVLKVAALPLAELRDDLNETCFLAVWGNRGATVVHIEPAVRAVTVVTQLGSVLPLLSSSTGLVFGAYLPKRETVDLRDQELHNATDHILADDQTYAALCEQIRERGLHHVHGLLMPGVDALSAPVFNAVGNVAAVMTIVGPTSLFHADENGPAAQRLLAATRAVSWRMGYQPPALAD